The sequence below is a genomic window from Bacteroidales bacterium.
GTTCCTGTTCTTTCGCTAAAGCGTTGATTTAGTATATACGTAACGAAAAACGTTATTTATGGAAAAAACTAAACGCTACCTTTCGTCATACAAAACAACAATAGTCTTGCTACTGACTTACGCGGCAGCAATGGCTATTGCTACTTTTGTCGAAAAAGATTACGGAACAGAAATGGCAAAAAAGTGGGTCTACTACTCTCCCGCTTTTTTCCTCTTGCAGTTTTTGTTAGTGCTAAATTTTATTTTTGCATGGAGAAGATATGGCTACTTAAAGCAGAAGCGTTGGGCTCTTTTAACCGTGCATCTGGCTTTTGTTGTGATTTTGGGAGGTGCACTAACAACGCATCTTTTTGGGAAAGAGGGCACTGTACATATTCGCGAGGGAAGTAAAACCGACGAAATGATTGTCCGCACAGGCGACAAGCTTAGCATTGAGAAGTTGCCGTTTGTGTTGGAACTGACCGATTTTCGCCTAAATCGCTATCCCGGTTCGGCAAGTCCTTCATCATACGAAAGCGACTTGTTAGTACATGTTGACGGCAAAACACAAGAGGCAAAAGTATTTATGAATAACGTTTTAGACGTGAAAGGATTCCGATTTTTTCAAGCCTCGTATGACCAAGATGAGCTTGGAACAATTCTATCTGTAAACAAAGATGTGGCAGGCAGAACTATAACTTACATAGGTTACCTTTTGCTTTTCTGTGGATTTTTACTCGGCTTTATAACGAAAAACTCTCGTTTTCGACAGTTAAGCCACCGGCTTAAAAGTTTACGAGAGGATAGTAAATATCTTATAATCACTTTATTATTCTTGCTGGTTGGAGCAACCGCCATACAAGCACAATCCACAGAGAACGTGCAAAATGTTACAATTCCACAGGAACATGCCGCTCAGTTTGCTGCATTACCCGTGCAATCGGGTGGTAGAATTATGCCACTGCACACACTTTCATCAGAAATAGTGAGAAAAGTTTACAAGGAGCAAAAAATGGCACAATTTAGCCCCGAACAGTTTTTGCTAAGCTTCCTTGCAATGCCACGAGTGTGGATTAATGAACCATTTATCGCAATAGATAATAGCGAAATCTCATCGCTCTACGGGTTACCCAAAGATTATGCCTCTTATGTTCAGTTTTTCGATGAAAATGGTAATTATAAGTTGCTTAATCAGATGCAAAAGATTTACGGGAAGTCTCCTGCTGAACGTTCAGCAACCGATAAGGACATGATGAAATTAGATGAGAGAGTCAACATTGTCTTTCAGCTATTGGACTACAGTCTGTTACGAATTTTTCCCGACCCAAACGATGAGACACACACTTGGTATTCGCCAAACGTTAATCCGTCTATTTTTCCAAAAGAGGATTCTCTGTTTATTGCTTACTCTTTCAAACAGTATCTTGTTGAAGTTAACAACTCGCTACGAAGCGGAGAGTGGAGCAAGCCCGAACAGTTACTTACCGAACTGAAAGAGTTTCAATTGAAAAACGACATCGGAAAGCATATTGACGATGGAAAGATAAAAGCAGAAATCAGCTACAATAAACTGCGAGTTTTCGACCGGTGTAAGTTGTCATATTTTATTTTAGGTGGTTTACTACTTGTTTTTGCCTTTATGCAGTTGCTTAAAAAGCGAAAATGGGAGAATATCGGCATTAAAATTTTGACTATCGCTATCTGGTGCATTTTCTTATTTCACGCTTTCGGCATGGGAATGCGTTGGTATATAGGCGGTTATGCTCCGTGGAGCAACTCCTACGAGACAATGGTGTATGTAGCTTGGGCAACTGTTTTGGCAGGAATTATCTTTGGCAGAAAAAGTGCCATTACAATGGCGTTAGCAACGCTTTTCGGCGGGATAATTCTGTTTGTTTCAGGATTAAACTGGATGGATCCAGAAATCGGGACGTTGGTACCTGTGCTTAAATCGCCTTGGCTGATGTTTCACGTGGCAGCTTACGGTTTCTTTGGTATTGGCTTTTTATTGGGAATTGCTAACCTTTCTTTGATTGCTTTTGCAAAAAAGAGCGAGTTAATTCGCTTCAGAATAAAGGAGTTGAGCATTACAAACAATATGGCTCTGCTTGTGGGGCTTGCACTGATGACTATCGGCACGTTTCTCGGAGCCATCTGGGCAAATGAGTCGTGGGGACGTT
It includes:
- the ccsA gene encoding cytochrome c biogenesis protein CcsA, with product MEKTKRYLSSYKTTIVLLLTYAAAMAIATFVEKDYGTEMAKKWVYYSPAFFLLQFLLVLNFIFAWRRYGYLKQKRWALLTVHLAFVVILGGALTTHLFGKEGTVHIREGSKTDEMIVRTGDKLSIEKLPFVLELTDFRLNRYPGSASPSSYESDLLVHVDGKTQEAKVFMNNVLDVKGFRFFQASYDQDELGTILSVNKDVAGRTITYIGYLLLFCGFLLGFITKNSRFRQLSHRLKSLREDSKYLIITLLFLLVGATAIQAQSTENVQNVTIPQEHAAQFAALPVQSGGRIMPLHTLSSEIVRKVYKEQKMAQFSPEQFLLSFLAMPRVWINEPFIAIDNSEISSLYGLPKDYASYVQFFDENGNYKLLNQMQKIYGKSPAERSATDKDMMKLDERVNIVFQLLDYSLLRIFPDPNDETHTWYSPNVNPSIFPKEDSLFIAYSFKQYLVEVNNSLRSGEWSKPEQLLTELKEFQLKNDIGKHIDDGKIKAEISYNKLRVFDRCKLSYFILGGLLLVFAFMQLLKKRKWENIGIKILTIAIWCIFLFHAFGMGMRWYIGGYAPWSNSYETMVYVAWATVLAGIIFGRKSAITMALATLFGGIILFVSGLNWMDPEIGTLVPVLKSPWLMFHVAAYGFFGIGFLLGIANLSLIAFAKKSELIRFRIKELSITNNMALLVGLALMTIGTFLGAIWANESWGRYWGWDPKETWALITVVVYTIVTHIHLTKKRDNIWIFNLLSVLAFASVLMTFFGVNYLLSGMHSYGVTEGVSAVFIYIVLAFVALGVLGVISYQKKYLNQR